GAAGTCGAGGTCGCGGTCGTCATCGGCACCGGAGGCACCGACATCGCGGAGGACTCCGCCCTGCGGCACGTCTTCGGCTACACGGTCGCCAACGACGTCACCGCCCGCAACATGCAGGCCGAGTACGGCGGGCAGTGGCTCAAGGGCAAGAGCCTGGACCAGACCTGCCCGATGGGTCCGGTGCTGGTCACCGCCGATGAGGTGGGCGACCCCCAGTCGCTCGACATCTCCTGCCGGGTCAACGGCCGTACGGTTCAGTCGGGCAACACCCGGCAGATGATCTTCCCGATCGCCCGGATCATCGCCGAGCTCTCGACCGGGCTGACCCTGTTGCCCGGAGACATCGTGCTGACCGGCACCCCGGAGGGCGTCGGCCACCAGCGCCGCCCCCCGGAGTACCTCTACCAGGGCGACGTGCTCGAAAGCGAGATCTCAGGTATCGGGGCCCTGCGTAACACGATCGTCTGAGCTGATCGCGGACAGCCGGACATGACCCTGCCGATCGAAGTGGTGGCGTTGCTGGCCGCGTTCGCGTACGCGAGCAGCCAGGTGGTCAGCAAGTTGGCCACCCGGCACGGCGACGTGATGAGCGGCCTCGTGGTCAGCCTCGTCGCGGGCGCCGCCGCGCTGGGTGTGCTCTGCCTGGCCACCGTCGACTCGTGGCGGATCCCGGCATCGGCGGTGGTGCTGTTCGTCCTGGCGGGTGTCGCCGGTGCGGGGCTGGGTCGGCTGCTGATGATGCGAGCGGTTCGTGACGCCGGAGCGTCGGTGGCCTCACCGGTGTTGTCCAGCACCCAGCCGGTGGCGGCGACCGGGTTCGCCGTCGCGTTCCTCGGCGAACGGCCGACCGCCGGCCGGCTGTCGATGTTGGTCCTGGTGGTGGCCGGGTTGTGGCTCAGCGCCCGGGGCGGATCGGCCAACCGGGGGATCGCCGTCCTGCACACCGGGCCGGTCGATCTGGTCCGGCTGCTGATCTGGCCGGTGGCGGCTGGTGCGGCCCTGGCTACCTCCGACTTGCTGCGCAAGGCGGCACTGGACATCCACCCGGACGCGGCGCTCGGCGCCTTCCTCGGTGTCGCCACGGCGACTCTCGGGTGGCTACTGGTGACGGCGGTACGCGAACCGGGCGCGCTGCGACGCAGACCACCGGCGTACGGCTGGTTCGCGCTGCACGGCGTGCTGACCGCGCTCGCCGCGTTCCTGTTGTTTCTCGCGCTGCGGGTCGGGGATCTGTCGTTGGTCGCGCCGATCATCGCCGCGCAACCGGTGTTCGTGGTGATGATCGGCGCGGTCGTGCTGCGGAACCTGGAAGCGGTACGGACCGGCACCGTCGTCGGGGCGCTGATCGTGTTCGGCGGGATCGCCACGTCGTCGCTGATTGACGGCACCGGCTGAGCGACCGAGGGCACCGGCTGAGCGACCCAGGGCACCGGCTGAGCGACCCAGGGCACCGGCTGAGCGAGCACACCGGCGGTGGGAACCCGACCGGCGGTGAAGGCGGTAAGGAAGGAGAGGACCATGACCTACGAGATATGCGTGATCGGGGGCGACGGCATCGGCCCGGAGGTGACCGACTGCGCCGAACAGGTGCTGCGGGCCGCCGCAGGCATGCCCGGCGGACCGACTCTGCGGATCCGTCACGCACCGGCCGGGCTGGACTGCTACCGGCGTACCGGTGACCCACTGCCGGCCGAGACCCTGGCCGCGGCACGGTCCGCCGACGGCGTGCTGCTCGGTGCGCTCGACGTCGCCGGGGTGCCGACCGGGGTGCCGAATCCGCTGCGGAACCTGCGCCGAGGGCTGGAGTTGGTGGCCAGTCTGCGACCGTCGCGCAGCTTCCCGGGGGTGCCGGGAGCGAAGCCGGATGTCGACTTGCTGATCGTGCGGGAGATAACCGAAGGGTTGTACTCCGGTCGGGAACGGCCGCTGGACGAGGAACTCGGTGCCGTCGCCGAACGGGTGGTCACCCGCCGAGCGTCGCTGCGTACGGCCGAGATCGCTTTCGAGCGGGCACGGTCACGGCGTCGCTCGGTGACCGCCGCGCACAAGATCAGCGCGTTGCGGCTGACCGACTCGGTGTTCCTCGACGCGGTGGCCGAGGTCGCCGACCGCTACCCGGACGTGGCGTACCAGACCCGCAACGTCGATGCCTGCGCGCTGGATCTGGTGCGTCATCCCGAGCAGTTCGACGTGATCGTGACGACCAACGCGTTCGGGGACATACTGTCCGATGTGGCCGCCGGGGTGACCGGCGGTATCGGGCTCGCCGCGTCTGGCTGTGTGGGCAACCGTTGGTCGTACTTCGAACCGGCGCACGGCACCGCGCCGCGGCGGGCCGGCCAGGCCCGGGCGAATCCGGTCGCGACGGTGCTGAGCGCGGCCATGCTGGTTCGCCAGCTCGGGGCGGCCGAGGTAGCGGAGCGGATCGAGCTGGCGGTCGCGGCGGTGCTCGCCGACGGACCGCGTACCAGTGACCTCGGTGGGTCGGCCGGCAGCCGGGAGATGACCGACGCGATCGTGGCCGCACTGGGCGTCGTAGCAGGTACACAGGGTCGCTGACCTGGGCCTAGATTCAATTTTTACGAGCTGGTGTCATTGAGATGACGGTTACGGTCATATACGATACGAACATGAGTGACAAGCTGGAAGGTCGATCCCTCGGCAAGACCTTCACCAGGCGGGACAGCTCGTTGACCGTCCTGGAGGATGTCTCCATCACGATCCGGCCCGGCGAGTTCGTCAGCATCATCGGTGCCAGCGGGTGCGGCAAGACGACGCTGCTGCGCATGCTGCACGGCCTCATCGCGCCGACCACCGGCGAAGTACTCATCGACGGTGAGCGGATCGACGGGCCGACCCGAAAGCGGGGCTTCGTCCTGCAGCAAGCGAGCT
The sequence above is a segment of the Solwaraspora sp. WMMD406 genome. Coding sequences within it:
- a CDS encoding fumarylacetoacetate hydrolase family protein; the encoded protein is MTQLASYRLDGRPGVAIVDGDALRPLPGVTSMLDVLDWPASRLTAAASADPVAMADVELVAPVPTPSRNIYCVGWNYLAHFEEGRHSRPDVQLPKRPTIFSKAPGTVVGPYDDIPAHPGLTGQLDWEVEVAVVIGTGGTDIAEDSALRHVFGYTVANDVTARNMQAEYGGQWLKGKSLDQTCPMGPVLVTADEVGDPQSLDISCRVNGRTVQSGNTRQMIFPIARIIAELSTGLTLLPGDIVLTGTPEGVGHQRRPPEYLYQGDVLESEISGIGALRNTIV
- a CDS encoding DMT family transporter, whose translation is MTLPIEVVALLAAFAYASSQVVSKLATRHGDVMSGLVVSLVAGAAALGVLCLATVDSWRIPASAVVLFVLAGVAGAGLGRLLMMRAVRDAGASVASPVLSSTQPVAATGFAVAFLGERPTAGRLSMLVLVVAGLWLSARGGSANRGIAVLHTGPVDLVRLLIWPVAAGAALATSDLLRKAALDIHPDAALGAFLGVATATLGWLLVTAVREPGALRRRPPAYGWFALHGVLTALAAFLLFLALRVGDLSLVAPIIAAQPVFVVMIGAVVLRNLEAVRTGTVVGALIVFGGIATSSLIDGTG
- a CDS encoding isocitrate/isopropylmalate dehydrogenase family protein, which translates into the protein MTYEICVIGGDGIGPEVTDCAEQVLRAAAGMPGGPTLRIRHAPAGLDCYRRTGDPLPAETLAAARSADGVLLGALDVAGVPTGVPNPLRNLRRGLELVASLRPSRSFPGVPGAKPDVDLLIVREITEGLYSGRERPLDEELGAVAERVVTRRASLRTAEIAFERARSRRRSVTAAHKISALRLTDSVFLDAVAEVADRYPDVAYQTRNVDACALDLVRHPEQFDVIVTTNAFGDILSDVAAGVTGGIGLAASGCVGNRWSYFEPAHGTAPRRAGQARANPVATVLSAAMLVRQLGAAEVAERIELAVAAVLADGPRTSDLGGSAGSREMTDAIVAALGVVAGTQGR